In Plasmodium chabaudi chabaudi strain AS genome assembly, chromosome: 10, a single genomic region encodes these proteins:
- a CDS encoding CCR4-associated factor 16, putative, producing the protein MDSIVINNLIYNYYHPLRKTRIQALNDINLVFERGMRVLICGKNGAGKSTLLSILAGKKLVKEESVSAFNKPVFHDLSLNDRIGYVGEWWNDEYAMNITIKNMFAQYADSKRYKKLMKLFDIDDSKVISGISKGQKKKVQIVSTIMKRKDIYIFDEAAESLDLISRKVLLDFLKNESIKYKCIIIYSTHIFDCMDKWSTHVLYLAKGSVSFFSDINSIVSDKKYVSMADFVFDNMMEETNKNDKSYNIDEIMNLDSD; encoded by the exons atggatagcATCGTAATTAACAacttaatttataattactaTCACCCACTACGAAAAACTCGAATTCAGGCCCTAAACGATATAAACCTTGTATTTGAAAGGGGTATGCGAGTTCTTATTTGTGGAAAAAATGGAGCCGGAAAGAGTACCTTACTAAGCATTCTAGCTGGAAAAaag cttGTAAAAGAAGAATCTGTTTCCGCTTTTAACAAACCAGTTTTTCACGACCTTTCTTTAAACGATAGAATAGGATATGTTGGAGAATGGTGGAATGAtg AATACGCCATGAATATcacaataaaaaacatgttTGCTCAATATGCTGATTCGAAgagatataaaaagttaatGAAATTGTTTGACATAGATGATAGTAAAGTTATATCTGGAATTTCTAAGGgacagaaaaaaaaagttcaaATTGTATCTACtataatgaaaagaaaagatatttatatttttgatgaAGCAGCAGAATCCTTAGATTTAATATCTAGAAAAGTTTTACTTGA ttttttgaaaaatgaatcgattaaatataagtgtattataatttattcaaCCCACATATTTGATTGTATGGACAAATGGTCTACccatgttttatatttggcAAAAGGCTCAGTATCCTTTTTTTCAGATATAAACAGTATTGTAAG TGATAAGAAATACGTTTCAATGGCCGACTTTGTTTTTGACAATATGATGGAAGAGACaaacaaaaatgataaatctTACAATATTGATG